One Hypomesus transpacificus isolate Combined female chromosome 21, fHypTra1, whole genome shotgun sequence genomic window, TAGAGAGCTATGATGCCGTTTCGGCAaatgctccctctccctctgtttgtccctctgcttcctctttctctcgtcctccctcctccctctcttggtCTCCGTGTGCCCGTTCTTGCCGTACAGCCTCTCCTGGATGCGGTCCGACAGCTGTCCCACCTCAGCCGCCCCCAGGTCCAGCCCGATGGTCTGCAGGAGATCGTGCATCTGCCCGTACTTGCGCTCGTCCTCGGGGTTCACGTCCTTCTTCACCTCCGCCGGGAGAGGCTCTGACCTGCGGCCCGTTGTTTGGTCCCTTGTGGGTGACTTTTCTctcaagagagagagtgtgtgattgTCCGCTGCTGTTCCGACCGTCCTCTCTCCACTTGTGGAGCAACTGTGGTCCTGTGGTGGAGCTCCGCCGTGGGACCCTTGCCGTGGTGGAGCTCCGCCGTGGGACCCCTGCTGTGGTGGAGCTCTGCTGTGGGACCCTTGCCGTGGTGGAGCTCCGCCGTGGGACCCTTGCTGTGGTGGAGCTCTGCTGTGGGACCCTTGCCTTGGTGGAGCTCCGCCGTGGGACCCTTCTCCACTCCCTTCAGGCTGGAGATGTCCAAGCTCCGTCTCTTCACACGGAATGTCGTTGACGATCTTGGCCAGCCTGTCGATGTCCACGCCCCTGTTGAGAATGTTGAGGAAGCACTGGAAGCCCTTGGAAGCGGGGTCctgctctgggtctgggtcAACAGGGTTCTGGATGGGACGGTCACACTCAACTTCGAGAACCTTGAAGAAACAAGGGAACCATCACTAACTTCAACCAGTAACCATAACCATAtggatctggataagagcgtctgctaaatgactaaatgtaacaagTGATTGCTCCACTGGTGTTTGTCGCTAACCTTTTGATTTGACGGCGGTGCAAAACCAGGATGACACCGCCGCTCCATCAGATCCTTCACTCTGTGTTTCAACGGatgttcttcctctttctgctTTGGAGGGCTCTTCTTCAGGTACCCATCCTTTTTCAAGATAGAAGCATTCATCCTTTCCACAAAGCTTTTTGCCATTGTGGGTGGCTGGAAGAGAGCTCTGGGCTGCTGAGGAGATCCTTTCATTGGCTGGGCAGATGCCTGGTCAAAAAAAGACAATACAAGCCAAGGATTTTAGTCACATttggtttttattttgtatgGCCTTTCTGCTTTTAAGGGATAGGGATGTCTATCTTAAATGAATGCAAGGGAGATAAAGAGGAAGGACACGCAGGTAATGACtgggctggattcgaacccaggCGAGAACTGTAGTGTCATTTTATGACTGCTTCCATCTGCCCTTTTGATGATGAAACAACTTGACTTCGCGGAGCAAATCTCTGTGATAACATCCTAGCGCTACTAAATGAAATATGAAAATATACTCACCTTTGCAGGACTTTCTCTGGTGTTCTTGCGGTTTAGTAAAATTCCATTCACCCTGTCTCTAAAAGGTGCATCTTTAACATACTGGGTTTGGAGTTTGCTGCCGCTTTGAGTTTTCTGCTGCGTGAGGTCATCTTCCACTTCTTCAGCAAACTTTCTTTTATTCAACTCTTCAACTTCCATCGCCTTTAAAATAGGTGCCACTTGTTTCATCGCAATGGAAGCCTTTTTGAGGATGATCTGCTCCTCAATCAACTGCAGCTCTTTCTTCTTTCTAGAAAGCTCCTGGTCGTCATCGTTGAGTTCCACAGGCTGTCCATCCACGTCCATGTCAGTGTCCGCGGTGAGGGAAGAACTTCCGTCCTTCTGTGGGTCTCCATCCTTCAAGGGCTCAATCTCATTTTCTCGACCGCCCTTCTGGACCATGTATGAATCTGTACTGAAACTCGTATCAATGGAGTCCCTATCTTCCCACCCACCACCAGTCCAATCTCTGCTGGTGTAGTCTCCTGCACCATAATTGATGTATGTATTGTAATATCGAGCATCGTTCATTGTTCTTCTTGGATAGTAATTGGCTTCCCTTACGTTCATTGTGGCAAAAGTTAGTAGAGATGGGCTTTCATGTCACGTTCTGCAGTGACAGAAGAAGCGAAAATACGTGCATGTATCTCCTTCAAGCTCGTAAACCTTTAGCTGATGATTAATGAAAAATCAACACAATCAGGAAGAAAAACGGCCAGTCTGTTTACCTTTTTTGTCGAATACTTTTAGCCGACATTTATAGTTTTGCAGTCCTTTCTTGCCAGTTCTTCCGTTTCGAATTCCTGGATTGAACTATCCTATAACAGTGCTTGAACTGCAAAGAAAATGCTTGAGGTATTTTGGCTTCGTTTTCAAAATGTGTGACATTTCAATCACATTATTTACTGTATTCACTGAGTGTGTTCATCGTCTTCTAATATACGCCATCCGTTTTCTTCCTTGTCACTGTTTAGCTGACGCACATCCGCTTTGAAACATCACTACCGCCACCTTCAGGAACCGTTTATAACTCGAGTTGAAAAGGATAGTAGGATTTTGAAAAATCTTACCGTTGGAACGTACATCATGATAGACATACGACCATTGACAGTGTAACTTGCTGTATTAGTGTACACGCTGCAGAATGTGTTCTTTCCAAAACCACAGCATTGTATTACTCAATCCAGTCCTTGTTCTCTCTGCATACATACATCCATCAGATCACAAATCAGTCGACAGAGCACATTCTTTATTAATTCTTTCACGAAAGGGCAGCCAGTCAACAAACTCCTGTTCACTTGCAACAATGAGTAGCATGTTAAATACAAATACTTACAATAGTTGTGCAATACCATAGAGCTCTACATACACACCTGTGTGGTCTAGTTCACATACTCACTAATGTGGTGCGGTCAAGTGATCCCTGGAGGTGACAATATTAATGATGATTAATGATATTCCAATCACATGGAAACTTTAAGCCTTTTAGTCTGTGATGAATGATGGAATGACTTCAGGGATATGAGTGCATGAAAAGGGAGCCAACCGAACAGGGCACACAGGATGGAACAGTCCCCTGGTCTCCTGCTGTTCTGCAAGCACAAGCAGTCTCCACATGAGGGCGCtgtaacagagagaaaaaatggtTCCTGTGAGTCAATCTTTTACACCAGAACTGTTGACCATTTTAATTCAGTTTCCTGATTAGATGAGACAACTTTGGAAAAAATGGAGCTGTCACGCAAAAATATTGATTGTAAATGCAGTTCAGCCCACACATGTGTGGATGAACTTTGTATAAACAAATTAACAAATGACTAAAACATTCAAATGAGatcaataaaatgtattatttttgtattatttgATGGAAAATTGTGGTAAGAATTTCCAAACAATTTCACACCAACAACACGCATACAAAATGGATGACCCTACCTTCTCACTGGTAGAACTTAATCTCTGTGTCGACACAGTCAAAGAACAggtctcccagctcctcccctggCAGCTCTCCACTGAGCATGGCCAGGATGTCCTTCAGACACTGGGACTCCAGGTCCCTCAGGATCTCCTGCAGaccgtccccctcctcctaaACCAGTCCCAGACACACATGAGCAGACACACAGATGTATTGGCAAACGGTATAAGGTCCctccacatttacatttagtcatttagcagacactcttatccaaagcgacttacagcaagtacagggacattcccccaaaggcaagtagggtgaagtgccttgcccaaggacacaacgtcatttgtcacggTTAAAATTCAGTCCCAGGGACTGTTCCGGTCTGATTAAAAGCCCGATTCccgaaccgctcagccatctgaccctcaCATGCTAGCACACTACCCTGGTATCCATTCAGAATTTCATACCACCACAGAGAGCGATGGTGCGTTATCTACGAATGGATGTTTCTACTACCAACGCTACACACCGGGTTAGTCTCCATGTTGCTAAGCGCCACCTGGTGGGCTTTGTACAGGCTGTGCCGACGGTCCACCTGGCTCTGGAAGCGAGGCTGCTTCCTCGCCGGGTCGTCCAGGCCGTAGTGCGGGGACACCACCCTGGACACCGGGGTCATGCACTCGGAGAAGACGAAAGGCTTGAAGATAGACCTGCCCAGAGAGAAGACCCCACCCAGGGGGTTGAAGGGGaaaaaggaagagggaggggaacagACACAAGAGAGACTCAGTTCTGCCTGAGGGGTGGGAGATTTGCAAAGAGAAGATGCAGAGAGATAAAAGGAAGAGAGTATCTCAGTCTGAATCTGAAGGACTTTCAGATCACCTCAGGGGAGGTTCACATGTTCCTAACCAATCCCTAGCTTTTCATCCTTTACAGGTGAAAAGATATACTTTACAGGTTGTTCAATTTAATCTGAAGTTAGCTCTCTGACAGTATTCTCTGTGAGATTAAAATCCCACAGTAATACTCCCTAATTTCCTGACTTGGCTCAATATCAATTGAGCAACTGTAACTACTGACATGACGCAATCCTTCCATTTGTTTTAGGTCACAATGAACAGTCAACAAGGGTCTAGGCCCTAGGGTATAGGGCGCAGTGGAGACACTGGTTTGGGACTGGGCCATAATATGGTTTAGGGCCTGGCCCTGGGGCTCACCTGGAAGGGTCTGGGGTGGCAGTGAGGAAGTGTATGCAGGGCAGGCTGGGGTCCCTTGGCAGGATGGATACCATGCTACCAGTGGTGCAGAATCCCCCGGAATCCATGCAGATCCCACTAGGCTTGTCTCTAAGGATGGACATCATCACCTCTGCTGTCATGGAGCCTaggggaagaaaagagagggggaggaggagagattggTGAGTGTGGGATACAACATTAACCATTTCAATCATTTGTTAATTACCCCGTGTGTACACTCTGAAACGCGTCTTTTAAGTACTTCGAAAAATAATAAAAGTCTGGTGTTTTATTATTATCGTTGTTAATTGGATGAGACAGCTGATGAGACAGCCGGGGTCCCTCACCATCATGCTGCTGGAGCAGCTGGGTGCCCCCGCTGTAGCGCTGCTTGGCCAGCTCCATCCTGGCTGGGGGGTTCTCAGGACTGAACACCTGGGAGTAGTTGAACTCCCCCTCACCGTTCCACcagccctgggcctgggccacGCTCCGCAGCTCGGGGTGCTCCGCCGAGATCTCCGTCCCGATCGTCAGCTGGTTGGAAATGTTCTTCACCCCCGCTGCAGACGACAAACACAACCTCCGTTGGATATTTCCTATCATTTTCACCCATTCGCATTTCATTCGCTTCTGTCACGacaaccaccccctcccccccccccccccccccccccccccctcccgaaaTGAAACTACCGATTGGCTGACACACGCTGCAGGTGTGACCGCGCCCCCACCTGTGACTTTCTGCGCCACCCACAGCTTCCCGGCGGTCTCCAGGACCCAGGCCTCGTTGCGGTCGACCAGGAGAAAGGTGTTGTGGTAGCTGAAGGGCTCAGGGTCTTCCCTGCAAGGTCCCCCCTGGCCGTGCTCCTCCAGGAGGCCTGTGATGACCGTCAAGGCCCCCCAGGCGTTGTCCCCGCGCTCCAGACCTAAGCTGCCAATCAGAGAGCACACCTGGGTCACATGTCACTTGCAAACGCAGTCTGGGAATTCAGTCAGACACTGGGTTTAGATGAGCTCAGGGAAAGGTGCCACTGTGGCTGACTTGTCAAGAATttgatgtgttgtttttttttttttatgtattcagTCACATGTCATAAGCCTAGTATCCTGATACCATAGGCATTCTTGGCCAATGATCTGTCACAGATAGTGAGCCAACAACATCTGTCTACAACAATTCATTTGGATGCACTCCACAATGTCTGAGCATAAAAATATTAATCTCCCTCTGGCTTAATAGAGATCGTAAAAGGATAAGAACAGACTACTTTACCTATGGTGTGTCATGTAACGCTTATGACCAAGAATAGACAACTTGATCAGTGATCAAGCTCAAGGCAATCATAAACTAGTGTCCTTCAAGTAGTCTAATTCAGCCAGGGTCACTTACTTGGCTAGCTCTAGTCGTCTTGCAAAACTCCCAGAGTCGACAACACGCAACACAAAGACAATCCCCCCAAAAACCTTTTCGGACACCGAATTCAGTCAAGTGTTCCACGGGAGCtcatagggtgtgtgtgtgtgtgtgtggggggtgtgtgtgtgtgtgtgtgtgtgtgtgtgtgtgtgtgggggtggggggtgtgtgtggggggggtcttaCCGGACCAGGTCCATTCCGAGGAGGGCCTCTCCAGGGCTCACAGGCTCGCGGGTCCACACGGCTTCGTTACCGATGCAGACGCCCTGGTCGTTGGCCCCCATCTCGGCCCCCCATAGCCAGGCAGGCCGGCTCAGCACCACGGCGTGGGTGTGTCCCATCTGGGGGATCTGGATGTAGGTGCACTGTAgagatgaacacacactggcactTCATTCCAGCACATTGACGTCGACAACGTTTCCGGTGGATACTTAAGTTGAGTTGAGAATGTATGAAATTGTTTACGAGCGCGCATGCCACAGGACTGTGGACAAAATCCATTATGTGTTAGCTTATTGAGCTTGCTGAATCATGCATGGTTAACTGAGCATCCTCCATCACACACCATGGTCAAGGTGTCTTTTGTCCTCGTTTAACCGGGGTGAGTTCCTGAGTGACTTTGACAAAAACGAGCATCTCGGGTGGGGTTTGCAGCAGAGAGAcaaccagacagccagacagccagacagccagacagacagacagccagacagacagccagacagacagccagccagccagccagccagccagacagcagTGGGGGAAGACCGTACCTCTACCACGGCCCCTGCTGGGTGAGAGGCAGCAGGGTAGTAGACCACCTCCTGGACTTCATCTCGTGGACGGTCCGAGTTCTTACCGAAGATGACGTGGTCGTCATGAGAGCCGGGGGGCAAGGATACAAAACAGTCACATGAAAGGGGCGGCTCTGCCATACTGTAGGACAGAAAGAGGAAACGATTTCATGATTTAGTTTAACAACGTCTGAATGCAATCACTCAATCAGTGAAAAGGTGACAGAATTgggacacacaagaacacagttTCAgtttactactactactacagtaAACTTTGACATGGTTGGTATAATAATCAAAAGTAAGGCTGTGTTTTGTTCAGCCTATACACGTTGACGTGCGTAGGCATACACGTCAACACATCCGAAGCGATCCCACCCTTATGTAAAACCGAGTCTGATTGCATTCAACTATAGTGCACGGTATACCACTGACCATTCCTTCTTAACAGATTAGGAGGCGGTCTTGTGCTCTGCACTTTATTGACTGTAATCTTCTCAAATCCCGATGGCACGTTGCTGTACATTTTGCTCCTATCGTCAGTCACCAGGTAACGCTTTCACAAAGAATCCGGAAATAATGTAACAAAGTGTCCGACGTCTTATCGAGACATTCATAAAATCAGCTGTAGTCTAATGTTGAGAGTGTGATCAGATAGGGCCTATGTCGCCTTACGATGTTCCCGTCGCTGTCATTTCCCTATTAAAGAAGAtaactaaacaaaaacaaaacgatCACTTAATTTCTTTTCGTGGGATGGTTGACATTATAATCGGTTGAGAATTTGGGCAACTGTAACTACTGACATGATGCAATCCTGCAGAAAATTGTTACCTTTTATAATCGCAAGACCGGACAGCTAGCTGCGAGAAGGCAGGTTGGAGTGGTACTGTACCACGTGACCAAATCCAAAGGTCTGTACTTAAAGGTCTCGTCTCGTCTCGCCTGGCCAGAGTATTCCCAATTTGTTTGCAAAAAATACAGTGCAAAGCGAATGCATACTGTAGGCTATACAAAACAGATATATTGGACACATAACAGTACTAACAGGGggaaaaatagagagacagatgtAAAAAACACATATGGGTTATATAAGCTCTATTTTGAATTTTGGTTATATCCTAAGTTGTAAAATAGAAACGTATGAATGTCGCCTATGTCATTATTTTATGTAAGTATTTTAGTTGTTTTAGTGGGTCTTCTGAAGTCTGACATACAATACGTTTTTAAAGTATTCTTTACATTTTCATAAAGAAGCTGCAGACTTGCATCCGTATTTGACCCCTAGACCCTAAACAAGTTATCATCCCAAACCGACCCTCTTCAGGATTTTAGAACGGCAGTTACGTCACTTCATCACAAAAGTGACACAGAGGCTTGTAAATCTGGCACTCCCAAGACACTAACCTCCACACCCAAATGTGGTTTGTCATCACCTGTCCTGTGCAAGACTATCTTAGTCAATGAAATGGCAAACAGAACATAGCTTGGCAATAACTGTAGAAATTATAGGAACCTGCTCGGCAGCATTTTAGGGACACCACATACTAGACAGACTGTGCGGTTTAACTGACGTTTAAGACTGTATTATCATGACGGTATGGATGAATGGGTGAAATGTAAACCATCTCTGAGATGTAGACACTTTAACATCGAAGGTTTCATTAATTATTTATGCACAAAGCACAAGCCGGATGGCTGTAAATGACACCACACATGGAAGCACATTTAAACATATTTAAACGCCAACATGACTCATCTTGATTTGTTGGCCTAGTTTCCAGTTTTTTTTGAGGGGGGAGACATACATAAGCACCTGGCTGTAGCATTGCTCAGCtatgtacatgtttgtgtggggCGTTGAGTgctcagaggagagaggatgccAAGGCAACAGAGTGCTGAGTGGCGTTTCCTTGTGGCACTGGAGAGCGCGACTTGGAATGTACTCCATAGATGGCTGGAGGTTCAGATTCCAGCGAGGAGACAGCCTGTTACCTGAATGTACGCTTGGCTTCCTACCCACCCCCCCTCCGGCCTTTCATCTCCCCGATCTCGCTGACAACTTCTGCACATCCTGTCTGTGCTAAGACACAAACACTATAAACGCCATGAGCAGTAAACATCGACCTCAGCCAGAAAAACGGACACACCCGGCAACACACACGGTAACACCTTtacgcacgcgcacacgcacacacgtgcactcaTGTCCAAACTCCAACTCACATCCGTGCGCATGCACTCGCTGACACACTGTTGCgtgtacacgcacacatgctcactgacacacaccaatACTTAAATTATACTTACACACTTATGCActtacacccaaacacacacacacacacacagaaacttatacttacacatgacacacaaaatacacacgtacacaagtgCAGACTAAACATAACAAACACACTGTGGGCGTATGCAAAAGTATCAAGCTCTCtctgaaaacaaacactgcaacatGACGTTGTGTACGTAACACGTAATTATAAGGTTTTTCTCGGGAAATCACTACCAAAACAATCTTCTTATGTGAAAACCAATAAGGTTTCTTCTTTATTACATGAGACATACAGTATTACAAATACCCTTACAAAAGGTGAGGTTCCTAACTTCTTCAGTTTCAGTTTGCCTCCTGACCTACAATGGCCCACTTAACTGTTCCAAGAATGAAGCGAGTAGGCTAGCTAACTAAACTGCTGTTAgctgctttcctgtctctcccagagagagagagagagatggtcaaACTGGGATGTCAGGcccctcctggagagagagacagacaggcctctcctggaaagagagacaggcccctcctggagagagagacagacaggcctctcctggagagagagacagacaggcctctcctggagagagaaagacaggcccctcctggagagagagacagacaggcttctcctggagagacagacaggcccctcctggagagagagacagacaggcctctcctggagagagagacaggcccctcctggagagagagacagacaggcctctcctggagagagagacaggcctctcctggagagagagacagacaggcctcaCCTGCTGCTACCTGAACCAGGGGCCAGGAAGATGAGGGGTGTTCTGGGACGGAAACAGCTGTTAGTGAGCGGAGAAGATATTAATCTGGGGGAAGACAGGATGGCAGGGATGAGAGGCCAGCTAATAAAGCCTGGTATTACAACTAGACTGagagtgtgtcggtgtgtgttgtgttttccttgcttgtgtgtgtgttttccttgcttgtgtgtgtgtgtgttttctttgcttgtgtgtgtgtgtttgcttggaaGTTGGgggcgagtgtgtgcgtgtgtgtgtctggctcacCATCTCAGCCTGGAATAGACCATTCATAAAGCCTAAGACAAGGTAATCAAACTTAGAGCATTTCGGCACTAAACCCACCCTACGTTTTCTTTATGTTGAGGAAGAAACTCATAATCCAGTCAGTTAACAAGGAAATTTACAGCTCAACTCCTGACACACCATTTCAATCACATTTTAAAGCTCATATTTTTACGGCTATCATGTGTGACCAAAAGAGAAGTCCTGTTCATCGAAAAGAGACAACAGCTTCTGAACAGAgttacatggggggggggggggggggggaagatggAGCCCGCCATATTCTCGCTGAGCAATTAAAGTTCGGTTGAAAGGCGGTggtgggaggtgggaggggaggcaggggcggCATCAGGCGCATAGACGGTAATGACGGCGCCACCGCTGTTTAACTATCAAAGATGGGGGGCGGGGGCTAGCGAGGAAGTCTCTCCCCGAAAATACAGGTGTTTGGTACAATCAAAGTG contains:
- the LOC124483613 gene encoding uncharacterized protein LOC124483613, which codes for MNVREANYYPRRTMNDARYYNTYINYGAGDYTSRDWTGGGWEDRDSIDTSFSTDSYMVQKGGRENEIEPLKDGDPQKDGSSSLTADTDMDVDGQPVELNDDDQELSRKKKELQLIEEQIILKKASIAMKQVAPILKAMEVEELNKRKFAEEVEDDLTQQKTQSGSKLQTQYVKDAPFRDRVNGILLNRKNTRESPAKASAQPMKGSPQQPRALFQPPTMAKSFVERMNASILKKDGYLKKSPPKQKEEEHPLKHRVKDLMERRCHPGFAPPSNQKVLEVECDRPIQNPVDPDPEQDPASKGFQCFLNILNRGVDIDRLAKIVNDIPCEETELGHLQPEGSGEGSHGGAPPRQGSHSRAPPQQGSHGGAPPRQGSHSRAPPQQGSHGGAPPRQGSHGGAPPQDHSCSTSGERTVGTAADNHTLSLLREKSPTRDQTTGRRSEPLPAEVKKDVNPEDERKYGQMHDLLQTIGLDLGAAEVGQLSDRIQERLYGKNGHTETKRGRREDERKRKQRDKQREREHLPKRHHSSLSSDSTSPSPLPHRRSPRKASRDSGEVHPAARDGDSRDKDQDGCLDNSMGQSIPTLTRSFPSHPMPYPAPAPVDMTSTYTPPQQPQYMAQHLSHHPNTIPPAWGYTPSPDVYLPYAPPYPHHHPNPPYYFDGSLAAFSHTQVCYPPPGYLPPPDASSVQGPCHAHWSVTRQPHGW
- the scrn2 gene encoding secernin-2, with the translated sequence MAEPPLSCDCFVSLPPGSHDDHVIFGKNSDRPRDEVQEVVYYPAASHPAGAVVECTYIQIPQMGHTHAVVLSRPAWLWGAEMGANDQGVCIGNEAVWTREPVSPGEALLGMDLVRLGLERGDNAWGALTVITGLLEEHGQGGPCREDPEPFSYHNTFLLVDRNEAWVLETAGKLWVAQKVTAGVKNISNQLTIGTEISAEHPELRSVAQAQGWWNGEGEFNYSQVFSPENPPARMELAKQRYSGGTQLLQQHDGSMTAEVMMSILRDKPSGICMDSGGFCTTGSMVSILPRDPSLPCIHFLTATPDPSRSIFKPFVFSECMTPVSRVVSPHYGLDDPARKQPRFQSQVDRRHSLYKAHQVALSNMETNPEEGDGLQEILRDLESQCLKDILAMLSGELPGEELGDLFFDCVDTEIKFYQ